In Solanum pennellii chromosome 3, SPENNV200, a single window of DNA contains:
- the LOC107012697 gene encoding transcription factor bHLH137, with translation MAAFSSHQLQHNNPFLLDSVFLPTSPIKMSGFFEEPNNSCIVQQFYQQEFPSNLISHENSFCLDPKSSSSISLDMDASSVTDKIESGINNNKANVSPLDKKRKSSEGSSSMTSAHSKNEKQGDNGKKKKINSKLVAKDEKKANEEAPTGYIHVRARRGQATDSHSLAERVRREKISERMKILQSLVPGCDKVTGKALMLDEIINYVQSLQNQVEFLSMKLTSFNPMYYDFGMDLDALMIRPDDQSLSGLETQMANIQQGSTTTTSQAAEVIANTNSGYQFLDNSTSLMFQQAHFPNSIPQGIGQLLWGADEQTQKIINQSGFSNNFCSFH, from the exons atggctGCTTTTTCATCACACCAATTACAACACAATAACCCTTTTCTTCTTGATTCAGTATTTTTGCCAACTTCTCCTATTAAAATGTCTGGCTTTTTTGAGGAACCAAACAATTCTTGTATAGTACAACAATTTTACCAACAAGAATTCCCTTCCAATTTAATTTCTCATGAAAATAGCTTTTGCCTTGACCCTAAAAGTAGCAGCAGTATAAGCTTAGATATGGATGCTTCCTCTGTTACTGATAAAATTGAAAGTggaattaataataataaggctAATGTTAGTCCTTTggataagaaaagaaaatctagTGAAGGGTCTTCTTCTATGACTTCTGCTCATTCTAAG aaTGAGAAACAGGGTGATAAtgggaaaaagaagaaaattaacaGCAAGTTAGTAGCCAAAGATGAAAAGAAAGCTAATGAAGAAGCACCAACAGGGTACATTCATGTTAGAGCAAGAAGGGGCCAGGCAACTGATAGCCATAGTCTTGCTGAAAGG GtgaggagagagaaaataaGTGAAAGGATGAAGATATTGCAATCTCTTGTTCCTGGTTGTGACAAG GTAACTGGAAAGGCCCTTATGTTGGATGAGATAATTAATTATGTCCAATCTTTGCAAAACCAAGTTGAG TTTCTCTCAATGAAACTTACTTCTTTCAATCCAATGTACTATGACTTTGGAATGGACTTAGATGCACTCATGATCAGACCTGATGACCAG agtttaagtggcTTGGAGACACAAATGGCAAATATTCAGCAAGGTAGCACAACTACTACATCACAGGCAGCTGAAGTTATTGCTAACACTAATAGTGGCTATCAATTTTTGGATAATTCAACATCACTCATGTTTCAACAAGCCCATTTCCCTAATTCTATTCCTCAG gGTATTGGACAGCTCTTATGGGGTGCAGATGagcaaacacaaaaaataataaatcagtCTGGATTTAGCAACAACTTTTGTTCTTTCCATTAA